Within the Arsenophonus apicola genome, the region TAAGTACTTGTCTTTAAAGAAATAAAATTTTCGATATCCGATTTTTTTTTCTACATCTGGCAATTCTGTTCCTTTTTTCCACTGAAAACAAACTGCTGGGGCAACTTCTAGGGTAAAATTTTTATGTGTTAATTTATAATTGCCATGCGCATGTCCACAAATTACAAGTTTTATTTTCTTTTCCTTATCAATAATTTCTATTAATTTATTGCTATTTAACAGCATACAGCCATCAATAAGCGGTGTTCCCAATTTTAAACAGTGATGATGCATGATTAATGCAATATTATTTCTTTCATTTTTACAGATTTTATTTTTTAAATTATTAAGTTCATCATTAGATAGAAATCCACTATCTTTACCATAATCAACCGTATCCGCAGAAATAAAGTTCCAATAAGGAGAACATAGTTCGTCTATTGGTTTTAGATCGCTAAATACTAAGTTCAACTTTTCTTTTTGGTCGTGATTCCCTTGTAAATAATAAATAGGTTTATTCAATTTTTTTAATAGATCTAGCGCTAATTCATATGATGGTACCGTCTCATCTTGAGATATATCCCCTGTGACAATGATAGCGTCACAATCACCTTCCTTTAACAGAAGGTGATTAATAATCTTATTAAATGAATTGTAAGTATTCACGCCAAATAATTCTTGATGAATATCAGAAAACAAATGGAGATCAGTGAGCTGTATTACTTTCATTTTCACTACTCTGTTTAAAAACATTAAATGGATTATAACTGATGTTATAATCAAATGTGTCTATCTTCTCAATTTTTTTCACTTTTCTAGCCAAAAGGATACCTATTGGTAAAAGTAAAGTAGACATAATTACCTTATAAATCCATGTTGTTGAAATAATATTAATTAATTCAAAAAAGGAGTATTTAGAAGACAAACTTATAGGATAAGCCGTTATTAAAAGAATCCCCTGTGCAATCATAGCTGATAACATATATCTAACTAAAAATAATCTTCCTTTAAAATAAATTTTTAGCCTACTTATAAT harbors:
- a CDS encoding metallophosphoesterase; this translates as MKVIQLTDLHLFSDIHQELFGVNTYNSFNKIINHLLLKEGDCDAIIVTGDISQDETVPSYELALDLLKKLNKPIYYLQGNHDQKEKLNLVFSDLKPIDELCSPYWNFISADTVDYGKDSGFLSNDELNNLKNKICKNERNNIALIMHHHCLKLGTPLIDGCMLLNSNKLIEIIDKEKKIKLVICGHAHGNYKLTHKNFTLEVAPAVCFQWKKGTELPDVEKKIGYRKFYFFKDKYLSETIII